The proteins below come from a single Eucalyptus grandis isolate ANBG69807.140 chromosome 3, ASM1654582v1, whole genome shotgun sequence genomic window:
- the LOC104437075 gene encoding uncharacterized protein LOC104437075 — protein sequence MAMAATCCLNPSPPTSRSTNFPSSSSSSIITSRTVQASRKRNEVQTGAARVAMMVIGLVEMGNSFIGLGEIAEAMASEMAAAPKDKVTRIARWSEKRACPPWRLNSFETVVPENLPRPHAYRKSESIGYSDPHDAPTLKARVAKSNPRCFSM from the exons atggccatGGCTGCTACTTGCTGCCTCAATCCCTCTCCTCCCACCTCCCGTTCAACCAactttccatcttcttcctcctcctccatcatcaCTTCAAGAACAGTACAAGCCTCCAG GAAGAGGAATGAGGTGCAGACGGGTGCGGCGAGAGTGGCGATGATGGTCATCGGGCTAGTGGAGATGGGCAACTCGTTCATAGGGCTCGGCGAGATCGCCGAGGCCATGGCTAGTGAGATGGCTGCGGCGCCCAAGGACAAGGTCACGAGAATCGCGAGGTGGAGCGAGAAGAGGGCTTGCCCACCTTGGAGGCTCAACTCCTTTGAGACCGTCGTGCCGGAGAACCTCCCGAGGCCGCATGCCTACCGGAAATCGGAATCGATCGGGTATTCCGATCCCCACGATGCGCCAACCCTCAAGGCCAGGGTCGCCAAATCAAACCCTAGATGCTTCTCGATGTAA
- the LOC104437076 gene encoding probable indole-3-pyruvate monooxygenase YUCCA4 translates to MGSVSCGDQELEDNQRTDQPLFVEVEGPIIVGAGPSGLAVSACLSEHGVPSLILEKSDCIASLWQKWTYDRLKLHLPKRFCELPLLRFPKNFPKYPTKQQFVSYLESYASHFKIEPIFNQTVQSAEFDESCGLWRVRTREGLERRSRWLVVATGENAEPATPDVDGLERFQGRVVHTSRYKSGLEFEGERVLVVGCGNSGMEVSLDLCRSNAIPHMVVRSTVHVLPREMLGLSTFGVAMALLKWLPLRLVDKILLLIANITLGNTDRLGLRRPKTGPLELKNVTGKTPVLDVGALAQIKSGKIKVVKEVKKITKNGAKFLDGQEEKFDSIILATGYKSNVSSWLKGGDFFTKEGMPKTPFPNGWKGDDGLYTVGFTRRGILGTGCDAIKIAGDIADQWRSSVKESNQDLHNSHIIHLQKS, encoded by the exons atggGTTCGGTTTCTTGCGGAGACCAAGAACTGGAAGACAACCAAAGAACGGACCAGCCTCTGTTCGTGGAAGTGGAAGGGCCCATCATCGTCGGCGCAGGGCCCTCCGGCCTTGCCGTCTCGGCCTGCCTCTCCGAGCACGGAGTCCCTTCCCTCATCCTGGAGAAAAGCGACTGCATCGCCTCCCTCTGGCAAAAATGGACCTACGATCGCCTCAAGCTCCACCTGCCCAAGCGGTTCTGCGAGCTCCCTCTCCTCCGCTTCCCTAAAAACTTTCCAAAGTACCCGACGAAGCAGCAGTTCGTCTCCTACCTGGAGTCCTACGCTTCGCACTTCAAGATCGAGCCCATCTTCAATCAGACGGTCCAGAGCGCCGAGTTCGACGAGTCTTGCGGGCTGTGGAGGGTCCGTACCCGGGAGGGGCTCGAGCGCAGGTCGAGGTGGCTCGTGGTGGCCACGGGGGAGAATGCCGAGCCGGCGACGCCGGACGTGGACGGGCTCGAGAGGTTCCAGGGGCGGGTCGTCCACACGAGCCGGTACAAGTCGGGGTTGGAGTTCGAGGGCGAGCGGGTGTTGGTGGTAGGCTGCGGCAATTCCGGTATGGAGGTCAGCTTGGACCTGTGCAGGAGCAATGCCATTCCTCACATGGTGGTTCGCAGCACT GTACATGTCCTGCCCAGAGAAATGCTTGGGCTCTCAACGTTTGGAGTGGCCATGGCGCTGCTCAAATGGCTCCCTCTAAGATTAGTGGACAAGATCCTCCTCCTGATTGCCAACATCACCTTGGGCAACACCGACCGGTTGGGCCTCCGGCGGCCCAAGACCGGGCCGCTCGAGCTCAAGAACGTCACCGGAAAGACCCCCGTCCTCGACGTCGGCGCCCTGGCGCAGATAAAGTCCGGCAAAATCAAG GTGGtgaaagaagtgaagaagataaCTAAGAATGGGGCCAAGTTCCTGGATGGGCAGGAGGAGAAGTTTGATTCTATAATCTTGGCAACTGGGTACAAGAGCAATGTCTCTAGTTGGCTCAAG GGGGGTGATTTCTTTACCAAGGAAGGTATGCCCAAGACACCATTTCCGAATGGTTGGAAAGGGGATGACGGGCTGTACACCGTCGGATTCACGAGGAGAGGCATCCTCGGGACGGGCTGTGATGCGATCAAGATTGCCGGAGACATCGCCGATCAGTGGAGATCAAGCGTCAAGGAAAGCAACCAAGATCTGCATAATTCCCACATTATCCACCTCCAAAAATCATGA